The following proteins come from a genomic window of Desmospora profundinema:
- a CDS encoding rhodanese-like domain-containing protein encodes MADVSEITAQVFADKVRGGKLSDSLLLDVREPMEWKAYHLPGAVLIPLGDLPERYEELNPDRELYVFCAHGIRSVHAVRFLAAQNRWNIVHVNGGLAEVALYLEEKDLPPGPDVT; translated from the coding sequence GTGGCCGATGTAAGTGAGATTACGGCTCAGGTATTTGCGGATAAAGTCAGAGGTGGAAAGTTATCGGACTCACTTTTGTTAGACGTGCGGGAACCGATGGAGTGGAAAGCGTATCACTTGCCTGGAGCGGTTTTGATTCCGCTGGGTGATCTCCCCGAGCGTTATGAGGAACTAAACCCGGATCGAGAGCTGTATGTTTTTTGTGCCCATGGAATCCGAAGTGTTCATGCCGTCCGTTTTCTGGCCGCTCAAAACCGATGGAATATTGTACATGTGAACGGAGGATTGGCAGAGGTAGCCTTATACCTAGAGGAAAAGGACCTGCCTCCGGGGCCGGATGTAACATAA
- a CDS encoding CPBP family intramembrane glutamic endopeptidase — MCDQPTSSPTVYERSQQKAEHPPIGQKWLLWNLFLTQFLIGSLAVVLLWWQERLSGDLFGWSDVRAWLWGIGVGLCVVAVDWILTRWVPTSWVDDGGINEALFRNLSMPMIALIALMVAVAEELLFRGALQYWLGVVGTSLLFVLIHFRYWKRWLLLVLLFGVSLILGWMVEWTGSLASAIAAHFTIDFVMGILIRKGAVSK, encoded by the coding sequence ATGTGCGACCAGCCGACGTCATCACCCACAGTGTATGAACGTTCACAGCAAAAGGCGGAACATCCGCCGATCGGGCAGAAATGGCTTCTATGGAATCTGTTTTTGACCCAGTTTTTAATCGGATCCTTGGCAGTCGTCCTGTTATGGTGGCAAGAGCGGTTAAGTGGGGATCTGTTCGGATGGTCGGATGTCCGGGCGTGGTTGTGGGGGATTGGTGTCGGCCTGTGTGTCGTAGCGGTGGACTGGATATTGACTCGGTGGGTGCCGACTTCTTGGGTGGATGACGGAGGGATCAATGAAGCGTTGTTTCGCAATCTTTCCATGCCGATGATCGCCCTTATCGCCCTTATGGTGGCCGTGGCTGAGGAACTCTTGTTTCGTGGGGCGTTGCAGTACTGGTTGGGGGTGGTGGGAACCAGTCTCCTGTTTGTGTTGATTCATTTTCGATACTGGAAAAGATGGCTTCTGTTGGTATTGCTGTTTGGTGTCAGTCTTATCCTGGGTTGGATGGTGGAATGGACGGGTTCCCTTGCGTCAGCCATCGCGGCTCACTTTACCATCGATTTCGTGATGGGGATCCTGATCCGCAAAGGAGCAGTGTCGAAGTGA
- a CDS encoding ferredoxin: MRTWVDKDTCIACGACGAAAPDVYDYDEDGIAYVILDDNTGTAKIPEELHDEVRDAQEGCPTDSIKVEE; this comes from the coding sequence ATGCGCACTTGGGTTGATAAAGACACGTGCATTGCTTGCGGGGCTTGCGGAGCTGCCGCTCCTGATGTATACGACTACGACGAGGATGGAATCGCCTACGTCATCCTGGACGACAATACCGGAACAGCCAAAATACCGGAAGAGCTGCATGACGAGGTACGGGACGCCCAGGAAGGCTGCCCCACCGATTCGATCAAAGTGGAGGAATAA
- a CDS encoding inorganic diphosphatase, with the protein MAANELVVDAFIEIPTGSQNKYEYDKETGVFRLDRVLYSPMHYPTEYGYLENTLAEDGDPLDILVLTTFPTFPGCVIQSRVIGVLLMSDDKGKDEKLLGVPVDDPRWDGVHTLEDVPAHILKEIEHFFQVYKDLEKKETQIEGWKGADVAAELYQASLARYQD; encoded by the coding sequence ATGGCAGCAAATGAATTGGTTGTCGACGCGTTTATTGAAATTCCCACCGGAAGCCAGAACAAATACGAGTATGATAAGGAGACCGGTGTCTTCCGACTGGACCGCGTGCTCTACTCCCCGATGCATTATCCCACTGAGTACGGTTATTTGGAAAACACACTGGCAGAAGACGGCGATCCGTTGGATATCCTGGTTCTGACCACCTTCCCCACCTTTCCGGGATGCGTCATCCAATCCCGCGTGATCGGCGTGTTGCTGATGTCCGACGACAAGGGCAAGGATGAGAAACTGTTGGGTGTGCCGGTAGACGATCCTCGCTGGGATGGCGTTCACACCTTGGAAGATGTACCCGCTCACATCCTTAAGGAGATTGAACACTTCTTCCAAGTGTATAAAGACCTGGAGAAAAAAGAAACCCAGATCGAAGGCTGGAAAGGCGCCGATGTGGCTGCCGAACTGTACCAAGCTTCACTGGCACGCTACCAAGACTGA